Part of the Zingiber officinale cultivar Zhangliang chromosome 8A, Zo_v1.1, whole genome shotgun sequence genome, gtggtaatcgtAGGTGATGAAaattcctagctgcggttaggcatgtggaaaaccttagggggcggCAACCCTACGTCCTAGGGgatggcaaccctaggtggaaagccttggcgggtcgagcgcttcgggcaaaatcctagagtcgggaactctaggttgaaatcttggtgGTCACGGACCGGGTGGAAATCTGAGCGGGTCGTGGAACGGGCATCCAGCATGAAGGCCGAAAGTCTCGGGCActaagcaaaagttcagtcgatctggaggaccggtttggcaacaggtaacttctccttagagaagtaggtgaggacgtgttcccctgtaagggaacagtaggtgtcggttcgacctaaggtttccagaggaaatccgaagtcagaaccggacagttcgaAGGCTATCAAAAATTGttttacttaattaattattatttgtctaactctattttgcatgaGACTAACACTTTATTGCAGGGTTAGATTCAACCTTTATCGGTCGACGGAACGTCTGGATCGATCTACCGAAGCCTAGTACAGCAAGATCAAACTTTCAGAGATCAGATCGAGTTCGACCgagggatcggttgaccaaacctcAGGATTGGTTAAccaaaccttgggatcggtcgaccgaaccaaggatatgtggtgacgtggtcgagccgagttgaTCGGACCAGATGAGCTGGGGATCGATTGATCGAATGacgggatcgatcaaccgaacaaaGAAACCCTATCCAAGCACTAGAATTGGGATTGGAAGGTTGACTGATTCAggtgggatcggtcaaccgattcGGGTCAAGTCAAGACTTGATCCCGAGATCAGGGGATTTGGATCAAGTTTGaggaggctataaaaaggagTCTCGGCTAGTACTTCATGGCATCCGGAAATCACACTACTTGCGCTCCTATGTGCTAGACGAAACGCTTCAGCAACTCAACTGCTACGCCAACAATTGACGTTCCTTTCCAACATCTTTGTATTGTCAgtaacttagttttaatattGCAATTGTAATTGATCTTGTAAAGatttctcgaacttatagtgattgtctatcgaaagcactctcacatgcaggccttggagtaggagtcgccataggcttctaaccaagtaactcttggtatTTGCGATTGTGCTCTTTGtctctttactttccgctgcatttcttACTCTATGTTTTCCAAAACGAACGTGAAAGTCACGcgtgctattcatccccccctctagcatgtCTACGATCCTACAAGATAGACTCTGAAATTCAACGTTCTTTTTTTCTAGATCAGTCACCACTTTAGTTCACTGGATTGTCTTGTGTTGGAGCCTATCTTCTACAATTTTAGAGCAGCCTCTGATTGTTGCACTCTCTCTACCCTATCCCTCATCAACTCTTGAGCTTCTTGAAGTTGGCTGTCTAACTCGTTTAGTCGGTCGAGTTGAGCCTGACACTCCTGTGTCGAGCAGGCAGGGGTATAGATGGAGCATGCCTCTGTCGTGTCGAGCCTTCAAGGCTTCATTCTCCCGGGCTAGATTCTCTAGTTTTTGTGCCATACACATCCTGATTGCCTATTGTTGTAGAACAAACATCATCAGAGGTGTTCGGAATTAAAATGGATGAGAAAGCAGAAACCTACCATGGTTATGTCGTGTGAGTATCCGTCCTCCATCTTTGTCGATGTATACACCTATGATCGGCTCATAGTTAGTTCCCAAGCCTCGATCAGTTGGCCCTTCAGTAATATTTGACCGTAAATCGGTCGAGGAGTCAATGGAGAATCTATCGTCTAGATGTATAGTAGATCGTAGAAGGTTGAACATTGATAAAGGCTTTTTGGCTTGATGGATGGACCTGAAGTAGCAACCAGAGAGCCAACAGATGGGGATGTGATCTCTTGGACTGGACTGTTGGAGGGAATAGCAAACAAAGTCTGCTCGAAAGATTGAGTCGGGGTTTCCTCTTGGACTGGTGTAAGACGAGGCAAAGGCAACCTAATTGGAGACACTAGCCCCTCGGGAACTTTGGTAGAAGGGATGAGTCAATGCTTCTTACATCTCCTCTTTAAAGGCGTCTCAGCTTCATTGAAGGGAGAATCTTCGAAGGCCAGGAGATGGTCATAAGGCGCCTCTTCTGGGGCAGTCGCCTCATTGGATTCAGCCGCCCGACTACTAAATGCCTCGGCAATAGGGCCAACCAGTTGTTGCTCTCGCTCGGCCAAAAGCATTTGCTCCTGTCGAGTCAACTCTTCGTCTTCCAATTGGATATGCTTGGAGACTAGGGTATCAAAAAAAGCATCCACtgcataaaataaaagggatCTTAGTTAGTGATAACATAATGGCTAAGTTATCTAGGCTTTTCGAAAGAACAAGGAAGGGACGCTCGGACAGGACTCAGTccgaacaagtaaaacaagcccTCGTGCTGCAACTTGGAGGCCTTGAATTGTATGTCGTCCAGTTTCTTCGAGGTGGAGATGAAGGTCGGATCATGCTTAAAGTTCTCGAAGATGAGAATGGGGGAAAGAGCGGATTGCCATATGATCGGCCAAGAAATAGACTCGAGTatttgaacaaaaaaaaaaccagATTTCCATTTCTTATTTGAAGAAGGCAAGTCCTTAAAGAACATTGCCTTGGGACGAGAATGAATCGGAAAGACCCCCGACTTTGATTTGTTGGGGTAAGAAAAATAATGGAAATTGCGAGGAGTCAAGGGAATACCATACAGGTGAAACAAAATGAACAACTTGCACAAAGTGTGGAAGGCGTTCGGTATAAACTACTAAAGAGGAAAGTTAAAGTAATGACTTATCTCAGAAATAAAAGAGAGGATGGAAAAGCACAAACTGACTAAGATTTGATCTTTAAAGAAAGTGATATGGCCTGGAGGGGTGATAAGGATGATCGTGGGGGGTCAAAATGTGAATACGATAATTTTTGGGGATTTCATATTACAGGCAGAGCACTTCTCGATCGTAATTGTCAAAGTTGGAGTATGTGATGGTATACCAAAGAGCAAAAGATTTTTGAGCCATgggaaaatgaagaaaaaaaaagaagcattACTAACACCGATCGTAAGAAGGAAGAATTCATCAAGAGTCGCTGGAAGAGAGGATGAGAGAAAACGCAGAGCAGATAATCTTCTTCTATGACACTTAGGGTTTTTAAGCATGAGCCATGAGACACTTTCCAATTTCAACCGTTTGATCAAAACAGTCTGCTCATTAGTGGTCATTGGATTGCAATGGAAGGAGTGTCATTGGTCCGTGCAAAAAGGTGTGCATCAGCTGTCGCTTCGAAGAGTGAGGTAGTAGTACACATGTCATTTGTccataaatgggcatttatgatggacaagATAACCAAATCATTATATTGAAAAATGTCTTCACATGTATCATTGGCGCACTACTTGGCTTGTCAAAAGTCTGACATGCATCATTCTAAGATAAAAGTTAATCACAATATTTGAAGTGCAGGCGAGAACATGGCAAGATGGGCGGATCAGAAGCACGTCTAGCCAATCGAACCAATAAGAATTGGGCGATCGAACTAAAATAAAGACTCAGGTCCAGTCAATCGACtatgagcctccttcgactagacttaaaaggGAGGTTAGTGATACGAGATGTTACAAGCAGACCCATATATGACATGTCAGTCAAAGTCAAAGTAaggtgacagtcaaagtcaaggggaAGTAACATCCAGTGCGTCACTCTCAACAGGACTATTGCTCCTCGCCCAACACTAAGGCCTTCACTATGAGGGCGATCGACCAAAGATCCGATCGGACCCAAGGAACCAAGTGCTTCATTCATGTGCTAAGACACCTATTATATATATTCAATCAACCAATAACCGATCGAGTTTAAGGGATAGTCGGCCTACCAAATATCCGATCAATTATAAGTCAGACCGGATCTAGAGGACCTAGCTTCTCATTCTCATAGTACAGCGTATGTTTGGTCAGCCTTTAAACTGATCAAACTTAGGGGGCTCAATTTTAATATGTACGCATAACTTGAAAGGTCTTATGGTCGGACGAGCATACAAGACATCCCTCCTTCATATAGCCAGTTGGCAACAACGCTGTCAGGTTTACACAGCTCAAAGGCAATTCTCATTATAGACTCGGCCGAGCTTTCAGATCTTAGGTTATCACTTCATAGGCATGTATCCCAACATATGGCTAGTCAGTCATATAGCCGACCGAGCTTATGGGACTTGGCTCCCTATTGCTTCAATATCATATCCCCAACATCACATAGTATATAGCCGAGAGGCCCACAGGCTGAGTGGTCTTATGGGACTCAATACCCTACTTACGTATCGATTTCCTAACATAATATACAATCATTCGGCTAAAAGtccgaccgagatatatttaaAAGACAACATTATCATAGAATCACAACCATttatcagagaatattcttcaGTTACAACATATGTATTTAATGTTATCTTCTTACGAAGGTGACTatacaacttctattattatTACGAAGGTTACACGGACTGTTCATATATAAATAACAGAAGATTCCTAGAATGATAACTATATAAACTCTAAACTATACGCCTTCCATTATCCGACATCTTCTTATAGGAATTATAAAACAAAAAAACccttttttaattttaatcaaaagcATTCCATCCCACCCACCTCCATTTAAAATGACATATCTATCTCAATATATTTTCCATATTATTAACTTTTATTCCTCCTGTTATACAAACAAGAGCTATAGTTTAAGTAATTATAACAGTTATAATTAGTagctattataatataaatattgttAAAAAAGATATGTCtctattatagtaattataaaattatacatAGTATAATATATTATAGTAACTACgttttataattactataatgtaaatgtttattataataattatatagttattataatataaatattgttaaataaaataaatctatatTACAACAATTATTAAATCGTAACGGTGCAATATTATAGTAGCTTTGTTTGTAGCTATTAAAATTCGAATAATATTAATACATGTGATTGGAAATAATAATTTCGAATACGGTATCTAAGCGTATTTAATGGGAACTGATGGGATGGGATTACGTGTTTGATTAAAAATCAAAGGACTTACcttgattatttaaaaaaaaacagggTCTGATTTGATTTTTGCCcttttttctgaaaaaaaaaaaattgcaacatGAAACGCCCCAAAAACATTTGGTAAGAATGGTCATCAGAAGGTAGGCCGGGCTGGACTAATTACATACTTAACACCATGTTTTTTCTTCATTATATAAATCTCAATTTCTTCATTTCAAAGATCTAAAATTTTtcggcttcttcttcctctcttctcctctcctccaaTGGAGAAAGTTGAGGAGAATCGCAAGATCTTTCTCCTtgttctcttccttttcttttcgaGCGTGCCTCGCCTTGTAGCGTTTGACTACGGCGAGGCGCTCTCGAAGAGCTTGCTCTACTTTGAGGCGCAGCGCTCCGGCCGCCTCCCCCACCGCCAGCGCGTCTCCTGGCGGTCCGACTCCGGTCTCACCGACGGCCTCGAACAGAGAGTACGTTTGTTAAATTTTGCCGTCGAGCCGTTTCTGTTCTTGCTGTTTTGAGCTTCTCTATTAATGGCATTGCAGGTTGATTTGGTGGGAGGGTACTACGACGCCGGCGACCACGTCAAGTTCGGGCTGCCGATGGCGTTCACGGCGACGATGCTGGCGTGGGGGGCGGCGGAGTACGGCGGCGCGATCGCGGCGGCCGGCGAGATGGAGCACGCGCTGGGTGCCATCAAGTGGGCGACCGACTACTTCATCAAGGCGCACACCCTCCCCAACCTCCTCTGGGCACAGGTGCGTATGCTCCCGACCAGTTCGTCGGAGTTCCTTAATCCGCCGACGAACCGCTAATTCGATCGGGATCGGGTGGCGATCAGGTAGGGGAAGGGGGCAGCGACCACTACTGCTGGCAGCGTCCGGAGGACATGACGACGTCCAGGCAAGCGTACAGGGTCGACGCCGAGCACCCGGGGACGGAGGTGGCGGCGGAGACGGCGGCAGCGCTGGCAGCGGCGGCGGTGGTGTTCAGGAACACCAACCCACGCTACTCGCGCCTGCTACTCCACCACGCCCAGCAGCTGTTTGAGTTCGGAGACAAGTACAGGGGGAGGTACGACGAGAGCATTCCGGCCGCCAAGAGCTACTACCCGTCGGTGAGTGGCTACGGCGACGAGCTGCTCTGGGCGGCAATGTGGCTGCACCGGGCGACGAGGCAAGCCAAGTACCTGACCTACGCGGTGGAGAAGGCGGCGGAGTTGGGCGGCGCCGGCTGGGCTGTGTCTGAATTCAGTTGGGACATCAAGTACGCAGGCTTGCAAATTCTCGCCTCAaaggtaaaataatttttttaaaaaataatatttatttatttttattatatatatttcattaaaaaaatagacTTAGGTTGGTCGGAACATGTACCAAAAATACCTACTAGAAAGAAGCTCAAGTAGGTTTGAATGAGAGTAGTCAGCCACTGGTAATCCACTTAATGACTAACGTAACTATGATCTTATTAACAAATCCCAAAAATATTAGGAGCAATGTGCATAATTTTTAGATTCAATTGGATTTTGATGTGTT contains:
- the LOC122008840 gene encoding endoglucanase 16-like encodes the protein MEKVEENRKIFLLVLFLFFSSVPRLVAFDYGEALSKSLLYFEAQRSGRLPHRQRVSWRSDSGLTDGLEQRVDLVGGYYDAGDHVKFGLPMAFTATMLAWGAAEYGGAIAAAGEMEHALGAIKWATDYFIKAHTLPNLLWAQVGEGGSDHYCWQRPEDMTTSRQAYRVDAEHPGTEVAAETAAALAAAAVVFRNTNPRYSRLLLHHAQQLFEFGDKYRGRYDESIPAAKSYYPSVSGYGDELLWAAMWLHRATRQAKYLTYAVEKAAELGGAGWAVSEFSWDIKYAGLQILASKLLMEEGRRNLEEKQVEVLEQYRSKAQHYICSCLNMSTADSNVRRTPGGLLFVREWNNMQYVTGAAFLLTVYSDYLTASGEVLHCPRGSLGPREILSFVKVQVDYMLGSNPLGMSYMVGFGRKYPKRVHHRAASTVSYKKDGSFIGCAQGYDKWFGRRKENPNILIGAIVGGPNGKDRFKDMRENYMQTEACTYNTAPMVGVFAKLHHLKAQSSSSSS